A window of the Janthinobacterium agaricidamnosum NBRC 102515 = DSM 9628 genome harbors these coding sequences:
- a CDS encoding chitosanase, producing MTSTKTHFNRTNSAVFLAVSLALGACGGNAGSEGAGATSLQGQAVVAAAPDGLSAPAKKDIAMQLVSSAENSSLNWKAQYSYIEDIGDGRGYTGGIIGFTSGTSDMLALVEAYNKTKPNNVLSKYLPALRKVNGSASHAGLDPNFVPDWKTAAKDVVFQQSQDTLRDNQYFNPSVTLAKQDGLRTLGQFIYYDAIVMHGPGSDNQRSSLQGIRAEALRRATPPSKGGNETTYLNAFLDVRRALMLSEADHGGNVDRIDTEQRVFLRNGNLDLNTPLNWSVYGDQYQIR from the coding sequence ATGACTTCTACAAAGACACATTTTAACAGGACTAACAGCGCCGTCTTCCTGGCCGTCAGCCTGGCCTTGGGCGCTTGCGGCGGCAATGCCGGATCGGAAGGCGCCGGCGCCACGTCGCTGCAGGGCCAGGCGGTGGTCGCCGCCGCGCCGGACGGTCTCAGCGCCCCGGCCAAGAAAGACATCGCGATGCAACTGGTGTCCAGCGCCGAAAACTCGTCGCTGAACTGGAAGGCGCAATACAGCTACATCGAAGACATCGGCGACGGCCGCGGCTACACCGGCGGCATCATCGGTTTCACGTCCGGCACCAGCGACATGCTGGCACTGGTCGAAGCCTATAACAAGACCAAGCCGAACAATGTGCTGAGCAAATATCTGCCGGCGCTGCGCAAGGTCAATGGCAGCGCCTCGCACGCCGGCCTCGATCCGAATTTTGTGCCGGACTGGAAAACCGCCGCCAAAGACGTGGTGTTCCAGCAAAGCCAGGACACGCTGCGCGATAATCAATATTTCAATCCGTCGGTTACGCTGGCCAAGCAGGACGGCTTGCGCACGCTGGGACAATTCATCTATTACGATGCGATCGTCATGCACGGCCCGGGCAGCGACAACCAGCGCAGCAGCCTGCAAGGGATACGCGCCGAGGCGCTGCGCCGCGCGACGCCGCCATCCAAGGGCGGCAACGAAACGACTTATCTGAACGCCTTCCTGGATGTGCGGCGCGCGCTGATGCTCAGCGAAGCCGATCACGGCGGCAATGTCGACCGGATCGACACCGAGCAGCGGGTGTTCCTGCGCAATGGCAACCTGGACTTGAACACGCCATTGAACTGGTCGGTCTACGGCGACCAATACCAGATCCGCTAA
- a CDS encoding alpha/beta fold hydrolase codes for MSFDNVDHDFERGLQMRRAILGDSWVERSLSNANNFNADFQQLITRFAWHDIWGRPGLEQKTRRAMVLATTIALGRWEEFELHVRAALLAPAANRLSPDELKEVLMQSAVYAGVPAANTAFGHAQAILREVGPHIGYALEAMAPAAASHPGYGRAGYTSSKPALHYSVRAPRNGKAPRHTIVLSHALGCDLSMWDGLAHVLAEEHRVIVYDQRGHGGSAAPPGPYTMAELADDAARLLLELDTGPVVWIGLSMGGMVGQELALRHPALLSALVAANTTSGYPEAARDMWRQRVASVCAGGMAAIADGVMQRYFHDAYRAADPATVERFRRRLLATDSDGYIACCGAVADIATTARLQQITVPVLLIAGELDSGTPPAMAGIMAAQLPNTQLRLIAQASHISVIEQPSVFAGLVCEFLQEL; via the coding sequence ATGAGCTTCGACAATGTGGATCATGATTTCGAGCGCGGCTTGCAGATGCGCCGCGCCATCCTCGGCGATAGCTGGGTCGAGCGTTCGCTATCGAACGCCAACAATTTCAACGCCGATTTCCAGCAGTTGATCACCCGCTTTGCATGGCACGATATCTGGGGCCGGCCCGGACTGGAACAAAAAACCCGGCGCGCGATGGTGCTCGCCACCACCATCGCGCTGGGCCGCTGGGAAGAGTTCGAATTGCATGTGCGCGCCGCGCTGCTGGCGCCGGCCGCCAATCGCCTGTCGCCCGACGAATTGAAGGAAGTGCTGATGCAGTCGGCGGTGTATGCCGGGGTGCCGGCCGCCAATACCGCGTTCGGCCACGCGCAAGCCATCTTGCGCGAAGTCGGTCCGCACATCGGCTATGCGCTGGAAGCAATGGCGCCGGCCGCTGCCAGCCATCCCGGTTATGGCCGGGCCGGATACACCAGCAGCAAGCCCGCGCTGCACTACAGCGTGCGCGCCCCGCGCAATGGCAAGGCGCCGCGCCACACCATCGTGCTGAGCCACGCGCTGGGATGCGACCTGAGCATGTGGGATGGGCTGGCTCATGTGCTGGCCGAGGAGCACCGCGTGATCGTGTACGACCAGCGCGGCCATGGCGGGTCCGCTGCGCCGCCGGGACCGTACACGATGGCCGAACTGGCCGACGATGCGGCGCGCCTGCTGCTGGAACTCGACACCGGCCCGGTGGTGTGGATCGGCCTGTCAATGGGCGGCATGGTCGGCCAGGAACTGGCGCTGCGCCATCCGGCGCTGCTGTCCGCGCTGGTGGCAGCCAACACCACCTCCGGCTATCCGGAAGCGGCGCGCGACATGTGGCGGCAACGCGTGGCCAGCGTGTGCGCCGGCGGCATGGCGGCGATTGCCGATGGCGTCATGCAGCGTTATTTCCATGACGCTTATCGCGCGGCCGATCCGGCCACGGTGGAACGCTTCCGGCGCCGCCTGCTGGCCACCGACAGCGACGGTTATATCGCCTGTTGCGGCGCGGTGGCGGACATCGCCACCACTGCCCGCCTGCAACAGATAACGGTGCCGGTGCTGCTGATCGCCGGTGAACTCGACAGCGGCACCCCGCCGGCGATGGCCGGGATCATGGCCGCGCAGCTGCCCAATACACAGTTGCGGCTGATCGCACAGGCGTCGCATATCAGTGTCATCGAACAGCCATCGGTGTTTGCCGGATTGGTGTGTGAATTCTTGCAGGAGTTGTAA
- a CDS encoding lyase family protein yields the protein MSVSIFDNFLSTDAMIAVFDDAAIVQGMLRFEQALTEAQASQGLLPQAAAQAIADACDVRLYDMAALIQAGRRAGSLAIPLVRELTRTVALHDGKAAQMVHWGATSQDVIDTAMVLATRHALQLLDRDLSQLSGKLASLAERHLATPVLARTLMQPAQVTSLGFKLTGWLAPLVRARTRLRECAARALQLQLGGAVGTLAVMGDAGPRVAVCAAAALGLKAADAAWHTQRDDWVRLGLEVALLAGSLGKLATDLSLMAQGDIGELAEPAGDGRGGSSAMPHKRNPVSAMIALAAATRTPHHAAALLASMGQQHERGLGNWQAELAQWPALFLGAHGALHALNDAIGGLHIDSARMLRNIDAQQGLVFAEAVAAELAGTIGKPAAHSLLERLSGAAASSGRHLASVLQDEPGPGRIEPARLAALFDPVAATAPGHRLAQQQLASLRHDIAALDAVNFYQEKPA from the coding sequence ATGAGCGTATCCATTTTCGATAATTTCCTCAGCACCGACGCGATGATCGCCGTGTTCGACGACGCGGCGATCGTGCAAGGCATGCTGCGTTTCGAGCAGGCGCTGACCGAGGCGCAAGCCAGCCAGGGCCTGCTGCCGCAGGCCGCCGCGCAAGCCATCGCCGACGCCTGCGACGTGCGCTTGTACGACATGGCGGCGCTGATACAGGCCGGCCGCCGCGCCGGCAGCCTGGCCATCCCGCTGGTCAGGGAATTGACCAGGACCGTGGCGCTGCACGACGGCAAGGCGGCGCAGATGGTCCACTGGGGCGCCACCAGCCAGGATGTGATCGACACGGCGATGGTGCTGGCCACGCGCCATGCGCTGCAATTGCTGGACCGGGATTTGTCGCAATTGAGCGGCAAACTGGCCAGCCTGGCCGAGCGCCATCTGGCGACGCCGGTGCTGGCGCGCACGCTGATGCAGCCGGCCCAGGTGACCAGTCTCGGGTTCAAGCTGACCGGCTGGCTGGCGCCGCTGGTGCGCGCGCGTACCCGGCTGCGCGAGTGTGCCGCCCGCGCGCTGCAATTGCAGCTGGGCGGCGCAGTCGGCACGCTGGCGGTGATGGGCGACGCAGGCCCGCGCGTGGCGGTCTGCGCCGCCGCCGCGCTGGGGCTGAAAGCGGCCGACGCGGCCTGGCACACCCAGCGCGACGACTGGGTCCGGCTCGGCCTGGAAGTGGCGCTGCTGGCCGGCAGTCTCGGCAAGCTGGCCACCGACCTGAGCCTGATGGCGCAAGGCGATATCGGCGAACTGGCGGAACCGGCCGGCGATGGCCGCGGCGGCTCGTCGGCGATGCCGCACAAGCGCAATCCGGTCTCGGCGATGATCGCACTGGCCGCCGCCACCCGCACGCCGCACCATGCCGCCGCGCTGCTGGCCAGCATGGGCCAGCAGCACGAACGCGGGCTCGGCAATTGGCAAGCCGAACTGGCGCAATGGCCGGCGCTCTTCCTCGGCGCGCACGGCGCGCTGCACGCATTGAACGACGCCATCGGCGGCCTGCACATCGACAGTGCCCGCATGCTGCGTAACATCGACGCCCAGCAAGGACTGGTGTTCGCCGAAGCGGTCGCGGCCGAGCTGGCCGGCACCATCGGCAAGCCTGCCGCGCACAGCTTGCTGGAGCGCCTATCCGGCGCCGCCGCGTCCAGCGGACGCCACCTGGCCAGCGTGCTGCAAGATGAACCCGGACCGGGCCGTATCGAGCCGGCCCGATTGGCTGCGCTGTTCGATCCGGTCGCCGCCACCGCGCCCGGACACCGGCTGGCGCAACAGCAACTGGCCAGCCTGCGGCACGATATCGCGGCGCTCGACGCCGTCAATTTTTACCAGGAGAAACCGGCATGA
- a CDS encoding protocatechuate 3,4-dioxygenase gives MSNDITTSQTVGPYPHAAWQWAADLSASRHLRTDAATVTIEGVIYDGAGAPVSDAQIEAWQPAAAAAEEQQMLPGFRRVPSDGQGAFSLRLSLVEQPPGAPLALLTVFARGLLVHQFSAVFLDDDSGLQQSALLAQVPAERRATLLARHTGAGRYRWDIHLQGPQETVFFDYA, from the coding sequence ATGAGCAATGACATTACCACTTCGCAAACCGTCGGCCCGTACCCGCACGCCGCCTGGCAATGGGCGGCCGACCTGAGCGCCTCCCGGCACCTGCGCACCGACGCGGCCACCGTCACCATCGAGGGCGTGATCTACGACGGCGCCGGCGCGCCCGTCAGCGATGCGCAAATCGAAGCCTGGCAGCCGGCCGCGGCGGCAGCGGAGGAACAACAGATGCTGCCCGGTTTCCGGCGCGTGCCGAGCGATGGACAAGGCGCTTTCAGCCTGCGTTTGTCGCTGGTCGAACAGCCGCCGGGCGCGCCGCTGGCGCTGCTCACCGTGTTCGCGCGCGGCTTGCTGGTACACCAGTTCAGCGCGGTGTTCCTCGACGACGACAGCGGCCTGCAACAATCGGCGCTACTGGCCCAGGTGCCGGCCGAACGCCGCGCCACGCTGCTGGCCCGTCACACCGGCGCCGGCCGCTACCGCTGGGACATCCACCTGCAAGGGCCGCAGGAAACCGTGTTTTTCGACTACGCCTGA